A genome region from Nocardioides cynanchi includes the following:
- a CDS encoding AAA family ATPase: protein MEPSSMPGSAREVSALLGRTGYLCDDELATVTYLMLAMQRPLLLEGEPGTGKTALAEALAESLELPLVRLQCYEGIDSTQALYDWDFPRQILHLRALEAGGGADPEEAEKSLYDERFLLARPVLAALQQSPALLLVDEVDRADDEFEAFLLEVLSTWQVSIPELGTVRAATPPLVVLTSNRTRELHDALKRRCLYHWIEHPGLDRELQIVRSRAPEVSEALAGQVVRVVQQLRDRDLQKPPGVAETIDWARALHHLGTAELDLETASATLGALVKYREDADRVRHALDQLLRT from the coding sequence ATGGAGCCGTCGTCGATGCCCGGATCGGCACGAGAGGTGTCCGCCCTGCTCGGGCGCACCGGCTACCTCTGCGACGACGAGCTGGCCACGGTCACCTACCTGATGCTGGCCATGCAGCGGCCGCTGCTGCTGGAGGGCGAGCCCGGCACCGGCAAGACGGCGCTGGCCGAGGCGCTCGCCGAGAGCCTGGAGCTGCCGCTCGTGCGGCTGCAGTGCTACGAGGGCATCGACTCGACGCAGGCCCTCTACGACTGGGACTTCCCCCGCCAGATCCTGCACCTGCGCGCGCTCGAGGCCGGGGGTGGCGCGGATCCCGAGGAGGCCGAGAAGAGCCTGTACGACGAGCGGTTCCTGCTCGCGCGCCCGGTGCTGGCCGCGCTCCAGCAGAGCCCGGCGCTGCTGCTGGTCGACGAGGTGGACCGCGCCGACGACGAGTTCGAGGCGTTCCTCCTGGAGGTGCTGTCCACCTGGCAGGTCAGCATCCCCGAGCTCGGAACCGTCCGGGCCGCGACGCCGCCGCTGGTCGTGCTGACCTCCAACCGCACTCGTGAGCTCCACGACGCTCTGAAACGGCGCTGCCTCTACCACTGGATCGAGCACCCCGGCCTGGACCGCGAGCTGCAGATCGTGCGCTCTCGGGCGCCCGAGGTCTCCGAGGCACTGGCCGGCCAGGTGGTCCGGGTCGTCCAGCAGCTGCGCGACCGCGACCTCCAGAAGCCGCCCGGTGTCGCCGAGACCATCGACTGGGCCCGCGCGCTGCACCACCTCGGCACCGCCGAGCTGGATCTCGAGACCGCGTCGGCGACCCTCGGCGCGCTGGTGAAGTACCGCGAGGACGCCGACCGGGTCCGGCACGCGCTCGACCAGCTTCTGCGGACATGA
- a CDS encoding vWA domain-containing protein, protein MSPDEPGEVRGGDEILLAFARALRAGGIAVTQDRAHGFLASAAELGADDPVAVRIAGRATLCASPDDLARFDQVFEAFFNARDGLPRTRPAAPTEPRFTDFPEEDASGEGEPTDEMVRAAASATELLRQRDVASLTPAEKRRLDGMFATLRPRAPMRRTARHQRWHRGQVDASRTLRSSLRRLGEPSVIEWRRRGTRPRRIVLLVDVSGSMSSYADALLRLAHRLTQALGQAAGPVETFTIGTRVTHISRALRIRDPERALVAAGETVPDWSGGTRLGETLRFFLDRWGQRGMARGAVVVVFSDGWERGDTALLGEQMARLRRIAHRVVWVNPHRGKDGYEAVQQGVVAALPHLHDFVAGHSLATYAELVEVLADA, encoded by the coding sequence ATGAGCCCCGATGAGCCGGGGGAGGTGCGCGGGGGCGACGAGATCCTGCTGGCCTTCGCCCGCGCGCTGCGGGCCGGTGGCATCGCGGTCACCCAGGACCGGGCGCACGGGTTCCTGGCCTCGGCCGCCGAGCTGGGCGCCGACGATCCCGTCGCGGTGCGGATCGCCGGCCGGGCCACGCTGTGCGCGAGCCCGGACGACCTGGCCAGGTTCGACCAGGTCTTCGAGGCGTTCTTCAACGCCCGCGACGGGCTGCCACGGACACGGCCGGCGGCTCCGACCGAGCCGCGCTTCACCGACTTCCCCGAGGAGGACGCGTCGGGGGAGGGCGAGCCGACCGACGAGATGGTCCGGGCGGCGGCCAGCGCGACCGAGCTGCTCCGCCAACGGGACGTCGCCTCCCTGACCCCGGCCGAGAAGCGACGGCTCGACGGCATGTTCGCCACCCTGCGTCCGCGCGCACCGATGCGTCGTACCGCCCGGCACCAGCGCTGGCACCGCGGCCAGGTCGACGCGTCGCGCACCCTCCGTTCCAGCCTGCGTCGCCTCGGCGAGCCGTCGGTGATCGAGTGGCGCCGCCGCGGCACCCGGCCGCGGCGGATCGTCCTGCTCGTCGACGTCAGCGGGTCGATGAGCTCCTACGCCGACGCGCTGCTGCGGCTGGCGCACCGGCTGACCCAGGCGCTGGGGCAGGCGGCCGGCCCGGTCGAGACCTTCACCATCGGCACCCGGGTCACCCACATCAGCCGCGCCCTGCGGATCCGCGACCCCGAGCGCGCGCTGGTGGCCGCGGGCGAGACCGTGCCGGACTGGTCCGGTGGTACCCGGCTCGGCGAGACGCTGCGCTTCTTCCTCGACCGCTGGGGCCAGCGCGGAATGGCGAGGGGGGCCGTGGTCGTTGTCTTCAGCGATGGTTGGGAACGAGGTGACACGGCGCTGCTCGGCGAGCAGATGGCCCGGTTGCGCCGGATCGCGCACCGCGTGGTGTGGGTCAACCCGCACCGCGGCAAGGACGGCTACGAAGCAGTCCAGCAGGGTGTGGTCGCCGCGCTGCCCCATCTCCACGACTTCGTCGCCGGGCACTCGCTCGCGACGTACGCCGAGCTGGTCGAGGTCCTGGCCGATGCCTGA
- a CDS encoding XdhC family protein: protein MREVMPELLEWWRAGEEIGVGTVVATFQSAPRPAGASMLVGPDETAVGSVSGGCVEGAVYELGREVVASGAPVLTRYGISDDDAFAVGLTCGGILDVYVEKVSRETFPELEDLAADLEAGVAVAVATVIEHPDPAWLGRRVIIHPGEPVTGSLGSPRADDAVHDDAMGLLASGTNATLTYGPDGERRGEGMRVFVWAFAPKPLMLVFGAIDFAAAVARVGSFLGYHVTVCDARPVFATNTRFPEADEVVVEWPHRFLEKQRDSGAIDGRTVIAVLTHDPKFDVPLLEVALRLPEVAYIGAMGSRRTHEDREARLREVGVTDAELARLSSPIGLDLGARTPEETAISIAAEIIAGRWGGSGNRLAAGAGRIHHD, encoded by the coding sequence ATGCGTGAAGTGATGCCCGAGCTGCTGGAGTGGTGGCGCGCCGGCGAGGAGATCGGCGTCGGCACCGTGGTGGCGACGTTCCAGTCGGCCCCGCGGCCCGCCGGAGCCTCGATGCTGGTCGGGCCCGACGAGACCGCGGTCGGCTCGGTCTCGGGCGGCTGTGTCGAGGGCGCCGTCTACGAGCTCGGCCGGGAGGTCGTGGCGTCCGGCGCGCCGGTCCTGACCCGTTACGGCATCTCCGACGACGACGCCTTCGCGGTCGGCCTGACCTGCGGCGGCATCCTCGACGTGTACGTCGAGAAGGTCTCGCGCGAGACGTTCCCCGAGCTGGAGGACCTCGCCGCCGACCTCGAGGCCGGGGTCGCGGTCGCGGTCGCGACGGTGATCGAGCACCCTGACCCCGCCTGGCTCGGCCGCCGGGTGATCATCCATCCCGGCGAGCCGGTCACCGGCTCGCTCGGCTCCCCGCGCGCCGACGACGCCGTGCACGACGACGCGATGGGGCTGCTCGCCAGTGGCACCAACGCCACGCTCACCTACGGCCCGGACGGCGAACGGCGTGGCGAGGGCATGCGGGTCTTCGTCTGGGCCTTCGCCCCCAAGCCGCTGATGCTGGTCTTCGGGGCGATCGACTTCGCCGCCGCGGTCGCCCGGGTGGGCAGCTTCTTGGGGTACCACGTGACCGTGTGCGACGCCCGGCCGGTCTTCGCCACCAACACCCGCTTCCCCGAGGCGGACGAGGTGGTCGTCGAGTGGCCGCACCGGTTCCTGGAGAAGCAGCGCGACTCGGGTGCGATCGACGGCCGGACCGTGATCGCCGTTCTCACCCACGACCCGAAGTTCGACGTCCCGCTGCTCGAGGTCGCGCTCCGGCTGCCGGAGGTGGCCTACATCGGCGCGATGGGTTCGCGGCGTACCCACGAGGACCGCGAGGCCCGGCTCCGCGAGGTCGGGGTCACCGACGCGGAGCTGGCCCGGCTGTCGAGCCCGATCGGTCTCGACCTGGGCGCGCGGACCCCGGAGGAGACCGCGATCTCGATCGCGGCCGAGATCATCGCCGGGCGCTGGGGTGGCTCGGGAAACCGGCTGGCCGCGGGCGCCGGCCGGATCCACCACGACTGA
- a CDS encoding transcriptional regulator has translation MSSSSDLQDRRLDALRAWTAFVEHGDRAEELVRPEILRSWRRSQPRVSPDVTQAPLTDESDAQAFWHESPLQQAVSRVESELRRTAEDGDLVLAVTDAQTRILWTYGGRVMRRKAESVNFVPAARWDDESVGTNALDLANRHDRPSMVFSAEHYAPIVHNWVCWAAPVHDPLTGAQLGVIDLSTTWDRTHPIGLATARVLARLIETAMPLSTMHPLASDADGPTGLVLRLLGNAEATLDGARLLLNRRQTEILAILALHNDGLSLDRLHALVYGDQPVTLSTLKAEVSHLRAALGGQLASRPYRLTLPVATDIDDVLDALRRGDVGGAIARYGGDLLPGTESPALVELGEYVAVAMREALLASPEPSAVIRYSELAPYDTEVLEVCLAALGARPHPAKPLLKGRLAVAGG, from the coding sequence ATGAGCTCGTCGAGCGATCTGCAGGACCGTCGGCTCGACGCCCTGCGCGCCTGGACGGCGTTCGTCGAGCACGGCGACCGGGCCGAGGAGCTGGTCCGGCCCGAGATCCTGCGGAGCTGGCGCCGTTCGCAGCCGCGGGTCTCGCCCGACGTCACGCAGGCGCCGCTGACCGACGAGTCCGACGCCCAGGCCTTCTGGCACGAGTCGCCGCTCCAGCAGGCCGTCTCGCGGGTGGAGTCCGAGCTGAGGCGGACCGCCGAGGACGGCGACCTGGTGCTCGCGGTGACCGACGCCCAGACCCGGATCCTCTGGACCTACGGCGGCCGGGTGATGCGCCGCAAGGCCGAGTCGGTGAACTTCGTCCCCGCCGCCCGATGGGACGACGAGAGCGTGGGCACCAACGCCCTCGACCTCGCCAACCGGCACGACCGCCCGAGCATGGTCTTCAGCGCCGAGCACTACGCCCCGATCGTGCACAACTGGGTCTGCTGGGCCGCGCCGGTGCACGACCCGCTCACCGGCGCCCAGCTGGGTGTGATCGACCTGTCGACCACCTGGGACCGCACCCACCCGATCGGGCTGGCCACGGCGCGGGTGCTGGCGCGGCTGATCGAGACCGCGATGCCGCTCTCGACGATGCACCCCCTCGCCTCGGACGCCGACGGACCGACCGGGCTGGTGCTGCGGCTGCTCGGCAACGCCGAGGCCACCCTGGACGGCGCCCGGCTGCTCCTCAACCGGCGGCAGACCGAGATCCTGGCGATCCTGGCGCTGCACAACGACGGACTCTCGCTGGACCGCCTGCACGCGCTGGTCTACGGCGACCAGCCGGTCACGCTGTCCACGCTGAAGGCCGAGGTGTCGCACCTGCGGGCAGCGCTCGGTGGCCAGCTCGCCTCGCGCCCCTACCGGCTCACCCTGCCCGTCGCGACCGACATCGACGACGTCCTGGACGCCCTGCGACGTGGTGACGTCGGCGGCGCCATCGCCCGGTACGGCGGCGACCTGCTGCCCGGAACGGAGTCGCCGGCCCTCGTCGAGCTGGGGGAGTACGTCGCCGTGGCCATGCGCGAGGCCCTCCTGGCCAGCCCGGAGCCCTCCGCGGTGATCCGCTACAGCGAGCTCGCGCCGTACGACACCGAGGTGCTCGAGGTCTGCCTCGCCGCCCTGGGCGCCCGCCCGCACCCGGCGAAGCCCCTCTTGAAGGGCCGGCTGGCGGTCGCCGGCGGCTGA
- a CDS encoding cytochrome b N-terminal domain-containing protein: MSAPASDAGQRSWTAAVRDHVTGLVPEGQALPDRQPAYVASWIYVFGVATLAALLVVVGSGIVLAMGGAAWWHTSGLGHFVNSVHLWSVELFFAAMVVHLWGKFWMAAWRGNRGLTWVTGVVSFITSIGAAFTGYLVQSNFDSQWISGEAKDGINSIGVGGFFNVLNTGQMLLWHVTLLPIGVGIIAVMHVILVRRHGVVPPLDDEGKEVAR, translated from the coding sequence GTGAGCGCCCCCGCCTCGGACGCCGGCCAGCGCAGCTGGACCGCAGCGGTCCGCGACCACGTCACCGGCCTGGTGCCCGAGGGCCAGGCGCTTCCGGACCGCCAGCCGGCGTACGTCGCCTCCTGGATCTACGTGTTCGGCGTGGCGACCCTCGCCGCCCTCCTCGTCGTCGTGGGCTCGGGGATCGTCCTGGCCATGGGCGGTGCCGCCTGGTGGCACACCTCCGGTCTCGGACACTTCGTGAACTCCGTGCACCTGTGGAGCGTCGAGCTGTTCTTCGCCGCCATGGTCGTGCACCTGTGGGGCAAGTTCTGGATGGCCGCCTGGCGCGGCAACCGGGGCCTGACCTGGGTGACCGGGGTCGTCTCCTTCATCACCTCGATCGGCGCTGCGTTCACCGGCTACCTCGTGCAGAGCAACTTCGACTCGCAGTGGATCAGCGGCGAGGCCAAGGACGGCATCAACTCGATCGGCGTCGGCGGTTTCTTCAACGTGCTGAACACCGGCCAGATGCTGCTGTGGCACGTCACTCTGCTGCCCATCGGCGTCGGCATCATCGCGGTGATGCACGTGATCCTGGTCCGCCGGCACGGCGTCGTGCCGCCGCTGGACGACGAGGGCAAGGAGGTCGCGCGATGA
- a CDS encoding (2Fe-2S)-binding protein, with translation MTKISLTVDGAQVSDEVEPRMLLVQYLREKLGKTGTVIGCDTSNCGACTVHLDGRSVKSCNVLAVQADGHEVTTIEGLATDGKLHQVQESFRECHGLQCGFCTPGMIMQSVDLLNENPHPSEQEVREGLEGNLCRCTGYHNIVKSVLHAAGQGSTAGAQS, from the coding sequence ATGACCAAGATCAGTCTCACCGTCGACGGAGCGCAGGTCTCCGACGAGGTCGAGCCGCGGATGCTGCTCGTGCAGTACCTCCGCGAGAAGCTCGGGAAGACCGGCACCGTGATCGGTTGCGACACCAGCAACTGCGGTGCCTGCACGGTCCACCTCGACGGCCGCAGCGTGAAGAGCTGCAACGTGCTGGCGGTCCAGGCCGACGGCCACGAGGTGACCACGATCGAGGGCCTCGCCACCGACGGCAAGCTGCACCAGGTGCAGGAGTCGTTCCGGGAGTGCCACGGCCTCCAGTGCGGCTTCTGCACGCCCGGCATGATCATGCAGTCGGTAGACCTCCTCAACGAGAACCCGCATCCGTCCGAGCAGGAGGTCCGTGAGGGCCTCGAAGGCAACCTCTGCCGCTGCACGGGCTACCACAACATCGTCAAGAGCGTGCTCCACGCAGCGGGCCAGGGCTCGACCGCGGGGGCGCAGTCATGA
- a CDS encoding xanthine dehydrogenase family protein molybdopterin-binding subunit, giving the protein MTATAEAPAAEIGQERRRKEDQRLITGRTRWTDNLTLPGMLHLAMVRSPFAHATIVSVDTSAAKAAPNVIGVFSGKDVAEDQGILINAWAITTDQVTPTHTPVAVDRVTFAGEIVAVVVARSAAEARDAAELVDVEYDELPAALDLKESAEDKVLAHPDLGTNKSAFWKFDSAEAGTGGNVDEAIEKARGDGIVIEREYRQQRLIPAFMEPRSVVVDPTGEQLTVWSATQIPHILRFALAATTGISESKIRVIAPDVGGGFGGKLQTTPEEWIAVALARRVGKPVKYTETRSESLMAAHHGRDQWQKLTLSAEKDGTVTGFKVELLADLGSHVSLVGGGVPVLGAFMFNSIYKFPAYQFSVQTVLTNKTWTDAYRGAGRPEATYAIERIMDELAVEVGVDPLEIRAKNWIKHEEFPFTTVAGLEYDTGNYEAATARAKEMFGYDELRAEQKQRREAGDRVQLGIGISTFTEMCGLAPSRVLGSLNYGAGGWEHASVRMLATGKVEVVTGASAHGQGHETAFSQIVADRLGVAFEDVEILHGDTQIAHKGLDTYGSRSLVVGGEAIVKAADKVIEKAKPIAAHLLEASVDDIEFSGGRFSVRGTDQGLAMADIALATFTSHNFPEGVEPSIDSDATYDPVNFNYPHGTHLCAMEVDTETGRVTMRKYVCCDDIGNIINPMIVGGQVHGGLVQGIAQALFEEAVYDDAGTLVSGSFVDYLLPTSADTISFEIDHTTSPSTTNTLGTKGVGEAGTIASTPAVVNAVVDAVRHFGVNDIQMPCTPERVWKAINTSSATGGTTEGAAMPHFDESEPGQSSTEGAGA; this is encoded by the coding sequence ATGACCGCCACCGCCGAAGCCCCCGCCGCCGAGATCGGCCAGGAGCGTCGCCGCAAGGAGGACCAGCGGCTGATCACCGGACGCACCCGGTGGACCGACAACCTGACCCTGCCCGGGATGCTGCACCTGGCGATGGTGCGCAGCCCGTTCGCGCACGCCACGATCGTCAGCGTCGACACCAGCGCCGCCAAGGCCGCGCCCAACGTGATCGGCGTCTTCAGCGGCAAGGACGTCGCCGAGGACCAGGGCATCCTGATCAACGCCTGGGCGATCACGACCGACCAGGTCACGCCCACCCACACCCCGGTCGCGGTCGACCGGGTCACCTTCGCCGGCGAGATCGTCGCCGTGGTCGTGGCCCGCTCCGCCGCCGAGGCCCGGGACGCCGCCGAGCTGGTCGACGTGGAGTACGACGAGCTGCCGGCCGCCCTGGACCTCAAGGAGTCGGCCGAGGACAAGGTCCTGGCCCACCCCGACCTCGGCACCAACAAGAGCGCCTTCTGGAAGTTCGACTCGGCCGAGGCCGGCACCGGGGGCAACGTCGACGAGGCCATCGAGAAGGCCCGCGGCGACGGCATCGTGATCGAGCGGGAGTACCGCCAGCAGCGGCTGATCCCGGCGTTCATGGAGCCCCGCTCGGTCGTGGTGGACCCCACGGGCGAGCAGCTGACCGTCTGGTCGGCCACCCAGATCCCGCACATCCTCCGCTTCGCCCTCGCCGCGACCACCGGCATCTCGGAGTCGAAGATCCGGGTGATCGCCCCGGACGTGGGCGGTGGGTTCGGCGGGAAGCTCCAGACCACGCCCGAGGAGTGGATCGCGGTCGCCCTGGCGCGGCGGGTCGGCAAGCCGGTCAAGTACACCGAGACCCGGAGCGAGTCGCTGATGGCGGCCCACCACGGCCGGGACCAGTGGCAGAAGCTGACCCTCTCGGCGGAGAAGGACGGCACCGTCACCGGCTTCAAGGTCGAGCTCCTGGCCGACCTCGGCTCGCACGTGTCGCTGGTCGGAGGCGGCGTGCCGGTGCTCGGCGCGTTCATGTTCAACTCCATCTACAAGTTCCCCGCCTACCAGTTCAGCGTGCAGACGGTGCTGACCAACAAGACCTGGACCGACGCCTACCGCGGTGCGGGGCGCCCCGAGGCGACGTACGCCATCGAGCGGATCATGGACGAGCTCGCCGTCGAGGTCGGCGTCGACCCCCTCGAGATCCGGGCGAAGAACTGGATCAAGCACGAGGAGTTCCCGTTCACCACGGTGGCCGGGCTCGAGTACGACACGGGCAACTACGAGGCCGCCACCGCGCGGGCCAAGGAGATGTTCGGCTACGACGAGCTGCGCGCGGAGCAGAAGCAGCGCCGGGAGGCGGGTGACCGGGTCCAGCTCGGCATCGGCATCTCGACCTTCACCGAGATGTGCGGCCTGGCTCCGAGCCGGGTGCTGGGCAGCCTGAACTACGGCGCGGGCGGCTGGGAGCACGCCAGCGTGCGGATGCTGGCGACCGGCAAGGTCGAGGTCGTCACCGGCGCCAGCGCGCACGGCCAGGGCCACGAGACGGCGTTCAGCCAGATCGTCGCCGACCGGCTCGGCGTGGCCTTCGAGGACGTCGAGATCCTGCACGGCGACACCCAGATCGCGCACAAGGGCCTCGACACCTACGGCTCGCGCAGCCTGGTGGTCGGTGGTGAGGCCATCGTCAAGGCGGCCGACAAGGTGATCGAGAAGGCCAAGCCGATCGCGGCCCACCTGCTCGAGGCCAGCGTGGACGACATCGAGTTCTCAGGCGGCCGGTTCAGCGTCAGGGGCACCGACCAGGGATTGGCCATGGCCGACATCGCGCTGGCGACGTTCACCTCCCACAACTTCCCGGAGGGTGTCGAGCCGAGCATCGACAGCGACGCGACGTACGACCCGGTCAACTTCAACTACCCGCACGGCACCCATCTGTGCGCGATGGAGGTCGACACCGAGACGGGTCGGGTCACGATGCGCAAGTACGTCTGCTGCGACGACATCGGCAACATCATCAACCCGATGATCGTCGGGGGTCAGGTGCACGGCGGCCTGGTCCAGGGGATCGCGCAGGCGCTCTTCGAGGAGGCGGTGTACGACGACGCCGGGACGCTGGTGAGCGGCTCCTTCGTCGACTACCTGCTGCCCACCTCGGCGGACACGATCTCCTTCGAGATCGACCACACCACCAGCCCCTCGACGACCAACACGCTCGGCACCAAGGGTGTCGGTGAGGCCGGCACGATCGCGTCGACCCCGGCCGTGGTCAACGCCGTCGTCGACGCGGTCCGGCACTTCGGTGTCAACGACATCCAGATGCCCTGCACGCCCGAGCGGGTGTGGAAGGCGATCAACACCTCGTCCGCGACCGGCGGGACCACCGAGGGTGCGGCGATGCCGCACTTCGACGAGTCCGAGCCGGGCCAGAGCAGCACGGAAGGAGCGGGCGCATGA
- a CDS encoding FAD binding domain-containing protein — protein sequence MIPAKFDYVAPSTVEEALSALAERGDDAKIMAGGQSLLPVLRMRLNAPEMVIDLGRIESLRGVTEDGDALVIGALTTHSEMVTNDLVRQHALLLSKAAAEVADNQIRHRGTFGGALAHADPAGDMGAAALAMDAEYVVQGPGGSRTVAASDFFVDLFETAIGEDEILTAIRIPKKTGWGAHYEKFVRVAHQWPIVAIAATVKAEGGTISEARVGLTNMGNTALRATATEAALAGVPATEDGVRAAADQAADGTHPPSDLNGDSDYRKHLATVLTRRAVLKAAGA from the coding sequence ATGATCCCCGCCAAGTTCGACTACGTGGCACCCAGCACGGTCGAGGAGGCCCTCAGCGCCCTGGCCGAGCGCGGCGACGACGCGAAGATCATGGCCGGTGGGCAGAGCCTCCTGCCGGTGCTGCGGATGCGGCTGAACGCGCCGGAGATGGTGATCGACCTCGGCCGCATCGAGAGCCTGCGCGGCGTGACCGAGGACGGCGACGCTCTCGTGATCGGGGCGCTGACCACCCACTCCGAGATGGTGACCAACGACCTGGTCAGGCAGCACGCCCTGCTGCTGTCCAAGGCCGCGGCCGAGGTCGCGGACAACCAGATCCGGCACCGCGGGACTTTCGGCGGGGCCCTGGCCCACGCCGACCCGGCGGGAGACATGGGGGCCGCGGCGCTCGCGATGGACGCCGAGTACGTCGTCCAGGGCCCTGGTGGGTCGCGGACGGTCGCCGCCTCCGACTTCTTCGTGGACCTCTTCGAGACCGCGATCGGTGAGGACGAGATCCTGACCGCGATCCGGATCCCGAAGAAGACCGGTTGGGGTGCCCACTACGAGAAGTTCGTCCGGGTCGCCCACCAGTGGCCGATCGTGGCGATCGCCGCCACGGTCAAGGCCGAGGGCGGCACCATCAGCGAGGCCCGGGTCGGGCTGACCAACATGGGCAACACCGCCCTGCGGGCCACCGCGACCGAGGCCGCCCTCGCGGGCGTGCCGGCCACCGAGGACGGCGTACGCGCGGCAGCCGACCAGGCCGCCGACGGCACCCACCCTCCGAGCGACCTCAACGGTGACTCCGACTACCGCAAGCACCTGGCGACGGTGCTCACCCGGCGTGCCGTGCTGAAGGCGGCCGGCGCCTGA
- a CDS encoding SRPBCC family protein, whose product MELTHEFTVPVPVQEAWDHFQDIASVAQCFPGAQVTSVEDTTFNGSVKVKLGPISLVYNGSGTFTEKDETAHRFVVDAKGKDKRGNGTAGAKVTLAMTPNGDSTDVKVETDLAITGKPAQFGRGVMQDVSDKLLNQFVACLEQRMAREDSTAAPAEPAAADQAAAVPAAAEVTPDPAAPSSETPAAATPDPAAPAPVASAPAAAPPAAAAAPPAAAPKHAAPAAASPRGSDDALDLGATVLPVLAKAYWKQAVGALVVIGVVVWLVTR is encoded by the coding sequence ATGGAGCTCACCCACGAGTTCACCGTCCCGGTGCCGGTCCAGGAGGCCTGGGACCACTTCCAGGACATCGCCTCGGTCGCCCAGTGCTTCCCCGGAGCCCAGGTCACGAGCGTCGAGGACACCACCTTCAACGGCTCGGTGAAGGTGAAGCTCGGGCCGATCTCGCTGGTCTACAACGGCAGCGGGACCTTCACCGAGAAGGACGAGACCGCGCACCGTTTCGTGGTCGACGCCAAGGGCAAGGACAAGCGGGGCAACGGCACGGCCGGCGCCAAGGTCACGCTCGCGATGACCCCGAACGGCGACTCGACCGACGTGAAGGTGGAGACCGACCTGGCGATCACCGGCAAGCCGGCGCAGTTCGGTCGTGGCGTGATGCAGGACGTCTCCGACAAGCTGCTCAACCAGTTCGTCGCCTGCCTCGAGCAACGGATGGCGCGGGAGGACTCGACCGCGGCGCCGGCCGAGCCGGCGGCTGCCGACCAGGCGGCTGCCGTCCCGGCCGCCGCCGAGGTGACCCCCGACCCCGCCGCGCCCTCCTCCGAGACTCCCGCCGCGGCGACCCCCGACCCGGCGGCACCGGCTCCGGTCGCCTCGGCTCCGGCAGCCGCACCTCCTGCGGCTGCGGCCGCGCCCCCCGCGGCCGCTCCGAAGCACGCAGCGCCGGCGGCAGCGTCGCCGCGCGGCTCGGACGACGCGCTGGATCTCGGCGCCACCGTGCTGCCGGTGCTCGCCAAGGCCTACTGGAAGCAGGCCGTGGGTGCCCTGGTCGTGATCGGGGTCGTGGTCTGGCTGGTCACACGCTGA